Proteins from a genomic interval of Rhodococcus rhodochrous:
- the egtC gene encoding ergothioneine biosynthesis protein EgtC: protein MCRHLAYIGPETNVAALLSTGTNSLLRQSWAPTDMRGGGTINADGFGVGWWSAEGTFGRYRSALPIWSDSFVGEGLTSIRSRTVVAATRSATEGMPVERSAAAPFSDDRWAFSLNGVVRGWPGSLVTLAGALPVAELLRLESPTDAATLWLLLQSRLRSADPEPALISLVHDVLDLAPDSRLNMLLCNESGIWATAWYHSLWTFVDEQVAIVASEPFDDDSRWTPVPDRHLVAAMPGKLIVSPLEVGSP, encoded by the coding sequence ATGTGTAGACATCTGGCGTACATCGGACCGGAGACGAACGTCGCCGCACTGCTGTCCACCGGAACCAATTCGTTGCTCCGCCAGTCGTGGGCGCCCACCGACATGCGTGGAGGAGGGACGATCAACGCCGACGGCTTCGGCGTCGGATGGTGGAGTGCCGAAGGCACTTTCGGACGCTACCGATCGGCGTTGCCGATCTGGTCCGATTCCTTCGTCGGTGAAGGCCTGACGTCGATACGGTCGCGCACCGTCGTCGCCGCGACCCGCTCGGCCACCGAGGGGATGCCCGTCGAACGATCGGCGGCCGCACCCTTCTCCGACGACCGGTGGGCGTTCAGCCTCAACGGAGTCGTCCGGGGCTGGCCGGGATCGCTCGTCACCCTCGCCGGCGCGCTGCCCGTCGCCGAACTGCTGCGACTCGAATCTCCGACCGACGCCGCCACGTTGTGGCTCCTGCTGCAGTCGCGGCTGCGCTCGGCCGATCCCGAACCGGCGCTGATCTCGCTCGTCCACGACGTGCTGGACCTCGCACCGGACTCTCGTCTGAACATGTTGCTGTGCAACGAATCCGGGATCTGGGCCACCGCCTGGTACCACTCGTTGTGGACGTTCGTCGACGAACAGGTCGCGATCGTGGCGTCCGAACCGTTCGACGACGACAGTCGCTGGACACCGGTACCCGACCGGCATCTCGTCGCCGCGATGCCGGGCAAACTCATCGTCTCACCACTGGAGGTCGGCTCACCGTGA